Proteins from one Terriglobus tenax genomic window:
- a CDS encoding 2-hydroxyacid dehydrogenase yields the protein MVRVGVQADVPEGLLEFFPKDGVELVRIPKGLQEKVEVEFWVLPFNRPEAEAQMPFVEGVKVMQSGLAGIDWVLPWKREGVTLCDGRGIHDVSTSEWVLTAILASLKWLPVYGKAQAEAKWVGDWKMRSPFLSEETHTRGRYRVLNEELWSKTVLIVGYGSIGAATERRLKAFDAKVIRVARSARTEQEVHAFTELDDLLPQADVVVLLLPLTAETTGMFGRERLEKLKFGALLVNAARGPIVVTEDLMAVLAEGKIRAALDVTDPEPLPEGHPLWSAPNCLITPHIAGLTPNFMERAYALIGKNIERYLKGEPLENTVGEAGY from the coding sequence ATGGTGCGAGTTGGGGTTCAGGCGGATGTGCCGGAAGGACTGCTGGAGTTCTTTCCAAAGGATGGCGTGGAGCTGGTGCGGATTCCGAAAGGCCTGCAGGAAAAGGTCGAGGTGGAGTTCTGGGTGCTGCCCTTCAACCGGCCTGAAGCCGAGGCGCAGATGCCGTTTGTGGAGGGCGTGAAGGTGATGCAGTCGGGCCTGGCAGGCATTGACTGGGTGTTGCCGTGGAAGCGCGAGGGTGTGACGCTCTGCGACGGGCGAGGCATTCACGATGTATCGACCAGCGAGTGGGTACTGACGGCGATCCTGGCGTCGTTGAAATGGTTGCCGGTGTATGGCAAGGCGCAGGCCGAGGCAAAGTGGGTGGGCGACTGGAAGATGCGGAGTCCGTTCCTGAGTGAAGAGACCCATACACGTGGGCGCTATCGCGTACTGAACGAGGAGCTATGGAGCAAGACGGTGCTGATCGTCGGCTATGGGTCGATTGGAGCGGCGACCGAGCGGCGGCTTAAGGCGTTTGATGCGAAGGTGATCCGGGTGGCGCGCTCCGCAAGGACGGAGCAGGAGGTGCATGCGTTCACGGAACTGGATGATTTGTTGCCGCAGGCAGATGTGGTGGTTCTGCTGCTGCCGCTGACGGCCGAGACGACGGGGATGTTCGGACGAGAGCGGCTGGAGAAGCTGAAGTTTGGCGCCCTGCTGGTAAATGCGGCGCGCGGTCCGATTGTGGTGACCGAAGACCTGATGGCGGTGCTGGCGGAGGGAAAAATTCGCGCGGCGCTCGATGTGACTGATCCGGAACCGCTGCCGGAGGGGCATCCGCTATGGAGCGCTCCGAACTGCCTGATTACGCCTCATATTGCGGGGCTGACGCCGAACTTTATGGAGCGGGCGTATGCGCTGATCGGGAAGAACATTGAGCGCTATCTGAAAGGCGAGCCGCTGGAGAACACCGTGGGTGAGGCTGGGTATTGA
- the rpsT gene encoding 30S ribosomal protein S20, producing the protein MANHVSSLKRARQTERKTAVNRANKSKLRGSLRQLREALVTGDATATAEQYKATVSVLDKSVQKGVLHKNTASRYKSRLNARVKAAATAAPVAATKAKPAKKAAKKA; encoded by the coding sequence ATGGCGAATCACGTCTCATCTCTCAAGCGCGCCCGTCAGACTGAGCGCAAGACCGCGGTCAACCGCGCCAACAAGTCCAAGCTGCGTGGTTCGCTGCGTCAGCTCCGCGAGGCTCTCGTAACTGGCGATGCCACCGCGACTGCCGAGCAGTACAAGGCCACCGTTTCGGTGCTCGACAAGTCCGTCCAGAAGGGCGTTCTGCACAAGAACACCGCTTCGCGCTACAAGAGCCGCCTGAACGCCCGCGTGAAGGCTGCCGCTACCGCAGCTCCCGTTGCCGCCACCAAGGCCAAGCCCGCGAAGAAGGCTGCCAAGAAGGCATAA
- a CDS encoding bifunctional metallophosphatase/5'-nucleotidase, whose product MRRLLLTLALTTTTFAQKPVSIQILAVNDFHGAVDISTGSEGMLNGTPAGGAEYLATHLKNARRENPNSIFVSAGDVFGGSPLLSALFDEKPTIEAMNAMHLDLTALGNHELDHGPKEFLRKAGSARFHYLGANVLTSSGKTLLFPTAIRTIGGVKIGFIGESTTQTPAMLMPASVKGLTFTEEAAAGNTAAASLERQGVHAIVLLIHEGGFQHPASGPQEPNSCDHYSGDLSPLLDQLTPAIKVVLSGHTHVAYNCTLNGRIVTNSGHAGRALTRIQLSIDPKTDRVLTASAHNEITTRDVPKDPVQTTILSKYRPLAEKKIAHVEGSLSGDFTKQENAAGESSMGDLIADAQLAATRAPANGGAQIAFMNPGGIRADLLTAPQGSITQVTYGTLYTVQPFGNRLTVFTLSGDQIRRLLEQQFPEKGKHILQVSSSLTYQYRLDAPQGEHIVPGSLKLNGNPIQPTDKLRIEASDFMASGAEGLTVFKEATDRVNGPLDLEALIAYLHTHTPLSPRPVNRIERLD is encoded by the coding sequence CACACCGGCAGGAGGGGCAGAATATCTCGCCACCCACCTCAAGAACGCCCGCCGCGAGAACCCCAACTCCATCTTCGTCTCCGCAGGCGACGTCTTCGGCGGCTCTCCACTGCTCTCCGCCCTCTTCGACGAAAAGCCCACCATCGAGGCCATGAACGCCATGCACCTCGACCTCACCGCGCTGGGGAATCATGAGCTCGACCACGGCCCCAAAGAGTTCCTCCGCAAGGCCGGCAGCGCCCGCTTTCACTACCTAGGAGCCAACGTCCTTACCTCCTCCGGAAAAACCCTGCTGTTCCCCACCGCCATCCGCACCATCGGCGGCGTGAAGATCGGCTTCATCGGTGAGTCCACCACCCAGACTCCCGCCATGCTCATGCCTGCGTCCGTCAAAGGTCTCACCTTCACCGAGGAAGCCGCAGCCGGCAACACCGCCGCTGCCAGCCTGGAGCGCCAGGGCGTGCACGCCATCGTTCTGCTCATTCACGAAGGCGGCTTCCAGCACCCTGCCAGCGGGCCGCAGGAGCCCAACAGCTGCGACCACTACAGCGGCGACCTCTCGCCTCTGCTCGACCAGCTCACACCCGCCATCAAGGTCGTGCTCAGCGGCCACACACATGTCGCCTACAACTGCACCCTCAACGGACGCATCGTCACCAACTCCGGCCATGCCGGGCGCGCACTCACCCGCATCCAGCTCTCCATCGATCCAAAAACCGACAGGGTTCTCACCGCCTCGGCGCACAACGAGATCACCACGCGCGACGTCCCCAAAGACCCGGTCCAGACCACCATTCTCAGCAAGTACCGTCCGCTGGCCGAAAAGAAGATTGCCCACGTCGAAGGCTCCCTATCCGGTGACTTCACCAAGCAGGAGAATGCCGCCGGCGAGTCTTCCATGGGCGACCTGATCGCCGACGCCCAACTGGCCGCCACCAGAGCCCCTGCCAACGGCGGAGCACAGATCGCCTTCATGAACCCCGGCGGTATCCGTGCTGACCTGCTGACCGCGCCCCAGGGCTCCATAACCCAGGTCACGTACGGCACCCTCTACACCGTGCAGCCCTTCGGCAACCGCCTCACTGTCTTCACCCTGAGCGGAGACCAGATCCGCCGTCTGCTCGAGCAGCAGTTCCCGGAGAAGGGCAAACATATCCTCCAGGTCTCATCCAGCCTTACCTACCAGTACCGTCTCGATGCTCCGCAGGGCGAGCACATCGTTCCCGGCTCCCTCAAGCTGAATGGCAACCCCATCCAGCCGACGGACAAGCTCCGCATCGAAGCCAGCGACTTCATGGCCTCAGGCGCCGAAGGCCTCACCGTCTTCAAGGAGGCCACTGACCGCGTCAACGGCCCCCTCGACCTCGAAGCCCTCATCGCTTACCTCCACACCCACACGCCACTCAGCCCCAGGCCAGTCAACCGCATCGAACGACTCGACTAA